From Calditerricola satsumensis, the proteins below share one genomic window:
- the ligA gene encoding NAD-dependent DNA ligase LigA, which yields MNREEAARRIEALRRQIEEHNYWYYVKDDPKISDAEYDALMRELIELEAAFPDLVTPDSPSQRVGGAPLDAFEKVTHAVPMLSLDNAFDEGDLREFDRRVRSLLGGEAVQYVVEPKIDGLAVTLRYEDGLFVRGATRGDGMTGENITQNLKTIRSLPLRLRRPLTLEVRGEAFMPKAAFERLNREREARGEPLFANPRNAAAGSLRQLDPRVAAERTLDLFVYGLAQIEGEAVATHWEALTLLEELGFKVNPERRRFATIDEVIAHCAEWAARRHDLPYVIDGLVIKVDRFDQQERLGATAKSPRWAIAYKFPAEEAVTVLEDIEVSVGRTGVVTPTAILRPVQLAGTTVKRASLHNEDIIREKGIRLGDHVVVRKAGDIIPEVVAVLAERRTGSERPFSMPTHCPACGSALVRFEGEVALRCVNPSCPAQIVEGLIHFASRDAMNIEGLGERVCQQLFDHGLVRNVADLYFLDRDELLRLERMGPKSADNLLAAIERSKANSLERLVYGLGIRFIGAKAAKSLAQHFGTLDRLMAATFDELLTVPEIGPKMADSVVTYFARPEVRTVIDRLKAAGVNTVYKGPSPAAQAASPFAGKTVVLTGTLASMTRKEAQERIEALGGKVASSVSKKTDLVIAGENAGSKLAKARELGVPVIDEAAFLALLGSDDRA from the coding sequence ATGAACCGTGAGGAAGCGGCCCGGCGGATCGAGGCGCTGCGCCGGCAGATCGAGGAGCACAACTACTGGTACTACGTCAAGGACGATCCCAAGATCAGCGACGCCGAATACGACGCCCTGATGCGCGAGCTGATCGAGCTGGAGGCGGCCTTTCCCGACCTCGTCACCCCCGATTCCCCCAGCCAGCGCGTCGGCGGCGCCCCCCTCGACGCCTTCGAGAAGGTGACCCATGCCGTTCCCATGCTGAGCCTCGACAACGCCTTCGACGAGGGCGACCTGCGCGAGTTCGACCGGCGGGTGCGCAGCCTCCTCGGCGGCGAGGCGGTGCAGTACGTCGTGGAACCCAAGATCGACGGGCTGGCCGTCACGCTGCGCTACGAGGACGGCCTTTTCGTGCGCGGGGCGACGCGCGGCGACGGGATGACGGGGGAGAACATCACGCAGAACCTGAAGACGATCCGCTCGCTGCCCCTTCGCCTGCGCCGCCCGCTCACCCTGGAGGTGCGCGGGGAGGCGTTCATGCCCAAGGCGGCCTTCGAACGGCTCAACCGCGAACGGGAGGCGCGCGGCGAGCCGCTCTTTGCCAACCCGCGCAACGCCGCGGCGGGCAGCCTGCGCCAGCTCGATCCCAGGGTGGCGGCGGAGCGGACGCTGGATCTGTTCGTGTACGGGCTCGCCCAGATCGAAGGGGAGGCGGTGGCCACCCACTGGGAGGCCCTCACCCTCCTCGAGGAGCTGGGCTTTAAGGTGAACCCCGAGCGGCGGCGCTTCGCCACCATCGACGAGGTGATTGCCCACTGCGCGGAATGGGCCGCGCGGCGCCACGATCTCCCCTACGTCATCGACGGCCTCGTCATCAAGGTCGACCGCTTCGACCAGCAGGAGCGCCTCGGCGCCACGGCCAAGAGCCCGCGCTGGGCCATCGCGTACAAGTTCCCGGCCGAAGAGGCGGTGACGGTCCTGGAGGACATCGAGGTGAGCGTCGGCCGCACCGGCGTCGTCACGCCGACGGCCATCCTGCGCCCGGTGCAGCTGGCCGGCACGACGGTGAAGCGCGCCTCCCTGCACAACGAGGACATCATCCGCGAAAAGGGCATCCGGCTCGGCGACCATGTTGTCGTGCGCAAGGCGGGCGACATCATTCCTGAAGTGGTCGCCGTGCTCGCCGAACGGCGCACGGGAAGCGAGCGGCCCTTTTCCATGCCGACGCACTGCCCGGCGTGCGGCAGCGCGCTGGTGCGCTTCGAAGGGGAGGTCGCCCTGCGCTGTGTCAACCCGAGCTGCCCGGCCCAGATCGTCGAGGGGCTGATCCACTTCGCCTCCCGCGACGCGATGAACATCGAGGGCCTCGGCGAGCGGGTGTGTCAGCAGCTCTTTGACCACGGCCTGGTGCGCAACGTGGCCGACCTGTATTTCCTCGACCGCGACGAGCTTCTCCGCCTCGAGCGGATGGGGCCAAAGTCCGCCGACAACCTGCTCGCCGCCATCGAGCGGAGCAAGGCCAATTCCCTCGAACGCCTGGTCTACGGCTTGGGCATTCGCTTCATCGGGGCCAAAGCGGCCAAGTCGCTGGCCCAGCACTTTGGCACCCTTGACCGGCTGATGGCCGCCACTTTCGACGAGCTCCTGACGGTGCCGGAGATCGGGCCGAAGATGGCCGACAGCGTGGTGACCTATTTTGCGCGACCGGAAGTGCGGACGGTGATCGACCGGCTGAAGGCGGCCGGCGTCAACACGGTGTACAAGGGGCCGTCGCCCGCGGCGCAGGCGGCGTCGCCCTTCGCCGGGAAGACCGTGGTCCTTACCGGCACCCTGGCGTCGATGACGCGCAAGGAGGCCCAGGAGCGCATCGAGGCTTTGGGCGGCAAGGTGGCCTCCAGCGTCAGCAAGAAGACCGACCTCGTCATCGCCGGGGAAAACGCCGGTTCCAAGCTGGCCAAGGCGCGCGAGCTGGGCGTTCCGGTGATCGACGAGGCGGCGTTTTTGGCCCTGCTCGGTTCGGATGACCGCGCGTAG
- the pcrA gene encoding DNA helicase PcrA: MIDVTVQIGEVDRLLAGLNDQQRAAVVTTEGPVLILAGAGSGKTRVLTHRVAYLLGVKGVPPWNLLAITFTNKAAREMQERIARLVGPAAKDCWIMTFHAMCVRILRRDIERVGYTAHFSILDPSDQLAVLKECLKEKNLDAKRYDPRAVLAAISHAKNELKDPERFAKAAQTPYDQVVAELYSLYQEKLKRNNALDFDDLLLVTVRLFEEHPDLLGHYQNKFRYIHVDEYQDTNRAQYLLVRMLADRHRNLCVVGDSDQSIYSWRGADIRNILDFEADFPDATVIKLEQNYRSTKRILRAANAVIAHNTLRKPKTLWTANPEGEPIRYYEADDERDEALYVVDRIRDGQAKGRKLSDFAVLYRTNAQSRALEEALMKAGIPYRVVGGIKFYERKEIKDLIAYLRLVANPDDDISLQRIVNVPKRGIGAATLEKLAAYAAEQGLSLFRAMQRAEEAGASGKTAARLADFVQLIENLAAMAEYLSVTEITEELLDRTGYREALKQEGTPEALGRLENIDEFLTVTKAFEASSEDKSLVAFLTELALISDVDRLDEEGPADAVTLMTLHSAKGLEFPVVFLVGMEEGIFPHSRALADDEALEEERRLAYVGITRAMEELHLTSARWRTLFGDTRAGVPSRFLDEIPEAELQRVGGPEAGPATERSSPWWRRTLVAVGAARRSAPTPRETAFQPGDKVRHAKWGIGTVVKVKGSGSEAEIDVAFPAPTGVKKLLAAYAPIEKVEGPGSV, translated from the coding sequence GTGATCGATGTGACGGTACAGATTGGCGAGGTCGACCGGCTCTTGGCCGGCCTCAACGACCAGCAGCGCGCGGCGGTTGTGACCACCGAGGGCCCGGTGCTCATCCTGGCCGGTGCCGGGTCGGGCAAAACGCGGGTGCTCACCCACCGCGTGGCCTACTTGCTGGGGGTGAAAGGGGTCCCGCCGTGGAACCTTTTGGCCATCACCTTCACGAACAAGGCGGCGCGGGAGATGCAGGAACGCATCGCCCGCCTCGTCGGCCCGGCGGCGAAGGACTGCTGGATCATGACCTTCCACGCCATGTGCGTGCGCATCCTGCGCCGCGACATCGAGCGGGTGGGGTATACGGCCCACTTTTCCATCCTGGACCCGTCCGACCAGCTCGCGGTGCTCAAGGAGTGCCTCAAAGAAAAGAACCTGGACGCCAAGCGCTACGACCCGCGCGCCGTGCTGGCGGCCATCTCCCACGCCAAGAACGAGCTCAAAGACCCGGAGCGCTTCGCCAAGGCGGCGCAAACCCCCTATGACCAGGTCGTTGCCGAATTGTATTCCCTGTACCAGGAGAAGCTGAAGCGCAACAACGCCCTCGACTTTGACGATTTGCTCCTCGTCACCGTGCGCCTCTTTGAGGAGCATCCCGACTTGCTCGGGCACTACCAGAACAAATTCCGCTACATCCACGTCGACGAGTACCAGGACACCAACCGCGCCCAATACCTCCTGGTGCGCATGCTGGCCGACCGGCACCGCAACCTGTGCGTGGTGGGCGACAGCGACCAGTCGATCTACAGCTGGCGCGGGGCGGACATCCGCAACATCCTCGACTTCGAGGCCGACTTCCCCGACGCCACGGTGATCAAGTTGGAGCAGAACTACCGGTCGACCAAGCGCATCCTCCGCGCGGCCAACGCGGTGATCGCCCACAACACGTTGCGCAAGCCGAAGACGCTGTGGACGGCCAATCCCGAGGGCGAGCCGATTCGCTACTACGAAGCCGATGATGAGCGGGACGAGGCCCTGTATGTCGTCGATCGCATTCGCGACGGGCAGGCCAAGGGGCGCAAGCTGTCCGACTTCGCCGTCCTGTACCGGACCAACGCCCAGTCGCGGGCCCTGGAGGAGGCGCTGATGAAGGCCGGCATCCCCTACCGCGTCGTGGGCGGCATCAAGTTCTACGAGCGCAAGGAGATCAAGGACCTCATCGCCTACCTGCGCCTCGTGGCCAATCCCGACGACGACATCAGCCTGCAGCGCATCGTCAACGTGCCCAAGCGGGGCATCGGCGCGGCCACGCTGGAGAAGCTGGCCGCCTACGCCGCGGAGCAGGGCCTTTCCCTCTTCCGCGCCATGCAGCGGGCCGAGGAGGCGGGCGCAAGCGGCAAGACGGCCGCCCGCCTGGCCGACTTCGTCCAGTTGATCGAAAACCTGGCGGCCATGGCCGAGTACCTGTCGGTGACGGAGATCACGGAGGAACTTCTCGACCGCACCGGCTACCGCGAGGCCCTCAAGCAGGAAGGCACACCGGAGGCCCTGGGTCGGCTGGAGAACATCGACGAGTTCCTCACCGTGACGAAGGCCTTTGAGGCGTCGAGCGAGGACAAGTCCCTCGTTGCCTTCCTCACCGAGCTGGCCCTCATCTCCGACGTCGACCGCCTCGACGAGGAAGGACCGGCCGACGCCGTCACGCTCATGACCCTGCACAGCGCCAAGGGATTGGAGTTTCCCGTCGTCTTTCTGGTCGGCATGGAAGAGGGCATCTTCCCGCACAGCCGCGCCCTGGCCGACGATGAAGCGCTGGAGGAGGAGCGGCGCCTGGCCTACGTCGGCATCACCCGGGCGATGGAGGAGCTCCACCTCACCTCGGCGCGGTGGCGAACGCTGTTTGGCGACACGCGCGCGGGCGTGCCGTCGCGCTTCCTGGACGAGATTCCCGAGGCGGAACTCCAGCGCGTGGGCGGTCCGGAGGCCGGCCCGGCTACCGAACGGTCGTCCCCGTGGTGGCGGCGGACGCTTGTGGCCGTGGGCGCTGCGCGGCGGAGCGCGCCCACGCCCAGGGAGACGGCCTTCCAGCCGGGGGACAAGGTGCGCCACGCCAAGTGGGGCATCGGCACCGTGGTGAAGGTGAAGGGCAGCGGCAGCGAAGCGGAGATCGACGTGGCCTTCCCGGCGCCCACCGGGGTGAAGAAGCTCTTGGCCGCCTATGCTCCCATTGAGAAGGTGGAAGGACCGGGGTCCGTTTGA
- a CDS encoding heptaprenylglyceryl phosphate synthase, whose product MMDVGAWRHVFKLDPNKPLSDAALEAVCESGTDAIVIGGTDGVTFDNTVELLARVRRYAVPCVQEISSLEAVAPGFDGYLVPLVLNARDPDWLLRPHVEAIRRLGRLIRWDELVVEGYIVLNPEAKVARLTQSDTALDAEMAAAYATLAERLLSLPVVYLEYSGTRGDVALVRRVRRALERARLFYGGGVDDPEVAREMARVADTVVVGNAVYTNLRGALATVAAVKETPVNAADA is encoded by the coding sequence ATCATGGACGTGGGCGCGTGGCGCCACGTGTTCAAGCTGGACCCGAACAAGCCCCTGTCTGACGCCGCCCTTGAAGCGGTGTGCGAGTCGGGCACCGACGCCATTGTCATCGGCGGGACCGACGGGGTCACCTTCGACAATACTGTGGAGCTGCTCGCACGCGTGCGGCGCTATGCCGTTCCGTGCGTGCAGGAAATCTCGTCGCTAGAGGCGGTGGCGCCCGGCTTTGACGGCTACCTCGTGCCCCTCGTGCTCAACGCGCGGGATCCCGATTGGCTGTTGCGCCCACACGTGGAGGCGATTCGCCGCTTGGGTCGCCTCATTCGGTGGGACGAGCTGGTTGTGGAGGGGTACATCGTGCTCAATCCGGAGGCGAAGGTGGCGCGCCTGACGCAAAGCGACACCGCCCTGGATGCGGAGATGGCGGCTGCCTACGCCACGCTGGCCGAACGGCTCTTGTCGCTGCCGGTGGTGTACCTCGAATACAGCGGAACGCGCGGCGATGTCGCCCTGGTGCGGCGGGTGCGCCGTGCCCTGGAGCGCGCGCGCCTCTTTTACGGCGGCGGCGTGGACGACCCCGAGGTGGCGCGGGAAATGGCCCGCGTGGCCGATACGGTGGTCGTGGGCAACGCCGTGTACACGAACCTCAGGGGGGCGCTGGCGACGGTGGCGGCGGTCAAGGAAACGCCCGTCAACGCCGCGGACGCGTGA
- a CDS encoding MFS transporter: MGVRSTREPRALSWRLLGLCGVGLLFDAMEVGMLAFIFAALAKDWHLAPSVTGMLGSVNFIGMAIGAALAGLLADRFGRQRLFVGTLILYSLATGASAFAGTVAVLLALRFLAGMGLGGELPVATTYVLESAPESSRGRAVVYLNSFWAVGMLVAAFVSYFIIPAYGWQAGFLIGALPALYAVYLRRRLPETPAFQRQAARPPLLRQVGGLWGVEFRKRTAVLWLLWFAANFSYYGMFLWLPSMMVLKGYTLVRSFEYVLIMTLTQIPGYLSAAYLVERWGRKPTVVAYLLLAALSALGFGLSKSLGMLIAFGLALSFFNLGAWGAIYAFTSEQYPVRIRATGTGWAAGFGRVGSILAPYLVGLAISAGMGFAWIFGAFFAVMVLGALVVAAFGRESRPAATKP, from the coding sequence ATGGGGGTTCGCAGCACGCGTGAGCCCCGCGCGCTTTCCTGGCGTCTTTTGGGCTTGTGCGGGGTCGGCTTGCTCTTTGACGCCATGGAAGTGGGCATGTTGGCGTTTATCTTCGCCGCGCTGGCCAAGGACTGGCATCTGGCGCCCAGCGTCACCGGGATGCTCGGCAGCGTCAACTTTATTGGCATGGCCATTGGGGCGGCGCTGGCCGGGCTGTTGGCCGACCGCTTTGGCCGCCAGCGGCTCTTCGTCGGGACGCTTATCCTGTACAGCTTGGCCACGGGGGCCAGCGCCTTTGCCGGGACCGTTGCCGTCTTGCTCGCGCTGCGCTTTCTGGCCGGCATGGGCCTGGGCGGCGAATTGCCCGTGGCCACCACCTACGTGCTGGAGTCGGCACCGGAGTCCTCGCGCGGCCGCGCGGTGGTGTACCTGAACAGCTTCTGGGCCGTCGGCATGTTGGTGGCCGCCTTCGTCTCGTATTTCATCATTCCCGCGTACGGGTGGCAGGCCGGCTTCTTGATTGGGGCCCTGCCGGCGCTGTACGCCGTCTATTTGCGCCGTCGCCTGCCGGAGACGCCGGCGTTCCAGCGGCAGGCGGCGCGTCCTCCGCTTCTCCGGCAGGTGGGCGGGCTGTGGGGTGTGGAATTCCGGAAACGGACGGCGGTGTTGTGGCTGCTGTGGTTTGCGGCCAACTTTTCCTATTACGGCATGTTCCTGTGGCTGCCCTCGATGATGGTGCTGAAGGGCTACACCCTGGTGCGCAGCTTCGAATACGTGCTGATCATGACGCTGACGCAAATTCCGGGATACCTCAGCGCCGCCTACTTGGTGGAGCGTTGGGGCCGCAAGCCCACGGTGGTGGCCTATCTTCTCTTGGCGGCGCTGTCCGCCCTGGGCTTTGGGCTGTCCAAATCGCTGGGGATGCTGATCGCCTTTGGGCTGGCGCTGTCCTTCTTCAACCTCGGCGCGTGGGGCGCCATCTACGCGTTCACGTCCGAGCAGTACCCGGTGCGCATTCGCGCCACGGGAACGGGCTGGGCGGCCGGGTTTGGCCGTGTGGGCAGCATTCTTGCCCCCTATCTGGTCGGGTTGGCCATCAGCGCGGGTATGGGGTTTGCGTGGATTTTCGGCGCGTTCTTCGCCGTGATGGTGCTGGGCGCGCTGGTGGTGGCCGCGTTTGGTCGGGAAAGCCGTCCGGCAGCGACGAAACCGTAA
- a CDS encoding S-layer homology domain-containing protein codes for MKAKGWMTGLPDGTFRPKQPVTREELAVVLYRILGGARDDQ; via the coding sequence GTGAAGGCCAAAGGGTGGATGACGGGGTTACCCGATGGGACGTTTCGCCCCAAACAACCGGTGACGCGCGAGGAGTTGGCCGTCGTGCTGTATCGCATCCTTGGGGGAGCGCGGGATGATCAGTGA